In Persicimonas caeni, a single window of DNA contains:
- a CDS encoding NADPH-dependent FMN reductase — protein sequence MAATSKVSKKPKKQIVTISGTSRPNNYTSKVLALVNDELDKRGVKVVHFDARELDLSFPGQPETDDAKRLTEAVKASGAVVLASPEYHGTFTAMTKLIVENLGFPSALKGKPVALLGVASGRIGAIKTLEQMRGMCGHVGALVLPSPISVAGVRNVFNEDGTCNDETVEQMVRGLAETTLQFMHEYVYPRYELEQMVRGDEKGWSTTV from the coding sequence GTGGCCGCCACGTCCAAAGTGTCTAAGAAGCCCAAAAAGCAGATCGTCACCATCTCGGGAACCAGCCGCCCGAACAACTACACCTCGAAGGTGCTGGCGCTGGTGAACGACGAGCTCGACAAGCGCGGCGTCAAGGTCGTGCACTTCGACGCTCGCGAACTCGACCTGAGCTTCCCGGGCCAACCCGAAACCGACGACGCCAAGCGTCTGACCGAAGCGGTCAAGGCCAGCGGAGCAGTCGTCCTCGCCTCTCCCGAGTACCACGGCACATTCACCGCGATGACCAAATTGATCGTCGAGAACCTCGGCTTTCCCTCCGCGCTCAAAGGCAAGCCGGTCGCCCTGCTCGGCGTCGCCTCGGGCCGCATCGGTGCCATCAAGACGCTCGAGCAGATGCGCGGCATGTGCGGCCACGTCGGCGCGCTGGTGCTCCCCAGCCCCATCTCGGTGGCCGGCGTGCGAAACGTCTTCAACGAGGACGGCACCTGCAACGACGAAACCGTCGAGCAGATGGTGCGCGGGCTGGCCGAGACCACGCTGCAGTTCATGCACGAGTACGTCTACCCGCGCTACGAGCTCGAGCAGATGGTGCGCGGCGACGAAAAAGGCTGGTCGACTACCGTATAG